A single region of the Elstera cyanobacteriorum genome encodes:
- a CDS encoding FecCD family ABC transporter permease: MTAALSVAATYRRLSARRGLVLGLGSAALLLSLILDCVTGPALLPVRAVAEAILRLTEDRTVDAIVWRIRLPAAVMAVLVGAGLGLSGGIMQTILNNPLASCYTLGISAGAGFGAALAILLGLLLPVPEAYAIPLTAFLFAGVACHAVFMIGRMKGGAAEILVLAGIALLFLFQALLSLLQFLAAPEALQQIVFWLFGSLQKATWPKTGIVAAAFVLCLPLIARDVWRLMAMTLGDARAEALGVKVGRVRLRAFALISVLTGASVAFVGTIGFVGLVAPHIARMLVGEDQRGFLPASALFGALLLSLASVASKIVIPGAVFPIGIVTALIGVPFFLALILRFRGRGA, translated from the coding sequence ATGACCGCTGCTCTTTCGGTTGCGGCAACCTATCGGCGCTTGTCGGCCCGGCGCGGCCTTGTGCTGGGGCTGGGCAGCGCGGCCTTGCTGCTCAGCCTTATCCTCGATTGTGTCACTGGCCCAGCGTTGTTGCCCGTTCGCGCGGTCGCCGAGGCTATCTTACGCCTGACGGAAGACCGCACCGTCGATGCCATCGTTTGGCGTATCCGCCTGCCTGCCGCCGTTATGGCGGTGCTCGTTGGGGCTGGCTTAGGGCTATCGGGCGGGATCATGCAAACGATCCTGAATAACCCGCTGGCCTCCTGCTACACGCTGGGGATATCGGCAGGGGCAGGGTTCGGGGCGGCGTTGGCGATTCTGCTCGGCCTACTGCTGCCGGTACCCGAGGCCTATGCCATTCCGCTGACCGCTTTTCTGTTTGCGGGTGTGGCCTGCCATGCGGTCTTCATGATTGGACGGATGAAGGGGGGCGCTGCCGAGATTCTCGTGCTGGCGGGAATCGCGCTCTTATTTCTCTTTCAAGCCCTTCTGTCGCTGCTGCAATTTCTGGCGGCGCCCGAAGCCTTGCAGCAGATCGTCTTCTGGCTGTTCGGGAGTTTGCAGAAGGCGACTTGGCCAAAAACTGGGATCGTCGCCGCCGCCTTCGTCCTCTGCCTGCCGCTTATCGCTCGCGATGTTTGGCGGTTGATGGCGATGACCTTGGGCGATGCGCGCGCTGAGGCCTTGGGGGTAAAGGTCGGGCGGGTGCGGCTGCGCGCCTTCGCCCTCATTTCAGTGCTGACCGGGGCATCGGTCGCTTTCGTTGGAACCATTGGTTTCGTTGGGTTGGTCGCCCCCCATATTGCGCGGATGTTGGTGGGGGAAGATCAGCGCGGCTTTCTACCAGCCTCGGCCTTATTTGGGGCGTTACTGCTCTCCCTCGCCTCGGTCGCCAGCAAGATCGTCATTCCTGGAGCGGTCTTTCCGATCGGCATTGTCACCGCCCTCATCGGCGTGCCGTTTTTCCTCGCCCTTATTTTGCGGTTTCGCGGGAGGGGCGCATGA
- a CDS encoding ABC transporter substrate-binding protein gives MLNRRSFAGLLAAATLALSFPALAEPITLTDALGRSVTLPKPVERVALNFNFEEFTAIAGKEGWQKVVGISRAPWEGWRPVIFARYSAVIPNLAAMPDIGHSDDGTFSAEKIISLRPDVLIMAEWAYQTQKTARDQIEAAGIPIVVIDYNAQLLDRHVASTLAIGKVMGTEARAQELASLYKTQYEDILARVARAKGPKPKVYVELGQAGAETIGNTYNGTMWGKILTTLGAENIATGKIPGPWGPLAAEAVIAENPDVIFMAGSSWVGRPKAVRTGYDTPVETTQDSLKQYLGRPGWDGLKAVKASQVHAIEHGLCRTLFDYVAMQYIAKQLYPQEFADVDPAEAFRAYHAKYLPVAYSGTWMARVTP, from the coding sequence ATGTTGAACCGCCGTTCGTTCGCTGGCCTGCTGGCTGCCGCGACGCTTGCCCTGTCCTTCCCGGCTCTGGCCGAGCCGATTACCCTGACCGATGCGCTTGGGCGCAGTGTGACCCTCCCTAAACCGGTCGAACGGGTCGCCCTTAACTTTAACTTTGAAGAATTTACCGCCATCGCGGGGAAAGAGGGCTGGCAGAAGGTCGTCGGTATTTCCCGCGCGCCGTGGGAAGGCTGGCGCCCGGTGATTTTCGCCCGCTATAGCGCCGTCATCCCCAATCTCGCCGCGATGCCCGATATTGGCCATTCCGACGATGGGACATTCAGCGCCGAGAAGATCATTTCCCTGCGCCCTGATGTGCTGATCATGGCCGAATGGGCCTATCAGACCCAAAAAACGGCCCGCGACCAGATCGAGGCGGCGGGTATTCCCATCGTCGTGATCGACTATAACGCCCAGCTTCTGGATCGGCACGTCGCCTCCACGCTCGCCATCGGCAAGGTGATGGGAACCGAAGCGCGCGCCCAAGAACTCGCCTCCCTCTATAAGACCCAGTATGAAGATATTTTGGCCCGCGTTGCCCGCGCCAAAGGGCCGAAACCGAAGGTCTATGTCGAGCTCGGCCAAGCCGGGGCGGAAACCATCGGCAATACCTATAATGGCACGATGTGGGGGAAGATTCTGACCACGCTGGGAGCGGAAAATATCGCTACCGGCAAAATCCCCGGCCCTTGGGGGCCGCTGGCCGCCGAAGCGGTGATTGCCGAAAATCCCGATGTGATTTTCATGGCCGGATCGTCCTGGGTCGGGCGTCCGAAAGCGGTGCGCACGGGCTATGATACCCCTGTTGAAACCACCCAGGACAGTCTGAAACAATATCTCGGACGCCCCGGTTGGGATGGGTTGAAAGCGGTAAAGGCCAGCCAAGTCCATGCCATCGAGCATGGCCTGTGCCGCACGCTGTTCGATTATGTCGCCATGCAGTATATCGCAAAGCAGCTCTATCCCCAGGAATTCGCTGATGTCGACCCGGCGGAAGCCTTTCGGGCCTATCACGCGAAATATCTACCGGTAGCCTATAGCGGCACCTGGATGGCCCGCGTAACCCCGTAA
- a CDS encoding DeoR/GlpR family DNA-binding transcription regulator: MLSLEPRSQAILEKVRTEGFQPIETLAALFGVSSQTIRRDVNALCEDGLLLRRHGGVDVPPRANPNLLYEDRQILNLDAKRRIAARVADAIPDGASLFLGIGTTPEQVAHALLGRTGLTVMTNNLNVALVLARSGSASVSIASGTIRPHDLDVVGPDAAQFFDKFKVDIAIFGVGGVDADGSLLDFSADEVQTRLRMRANCRRSFLVLDHSKFGRNASVRGGQIADVSAVFTDAPPPPAIADLLVASDVALTLAP, encoded by the coding sequence ATGCTCAGCCTCGAACCGCGCAGCCAAGCCATTCTTGAAAAAGTCCGCACGGAAGGGTTTCAGCCTATTGAAACCTTGGCGGCGCTCTTTGGCGTTAGCAGCCAGACCATCCGCCGCGACGTCAACGCGCTCTGTGAAGATGGGCTGTTGCTCCGCCGCCATGGTGGCGTTGATGTACCGCCGCGCGCCAATCCGAACCTTCTGTACGAAGACCGACAGATTCTAAACCTAGACGCTAAGCGCCGGATCGCCGCCCGGGTAGCGGACGCCATTCCGGACGGGGCTTCGCTGTTTCTCGGCATCGGCACGACGCCCGAACAGGTCGCCCACGCGCTGCTCGGGCGAACGGGGCTAACGGTCATGACCAACAATCTGAATGTGGCGCTGGTTCTGGCGCGGAGCGGTTCGGCCAGTGTGTCGATTGCAAGCGGCACCATCCGCCCCCACGATCTTGATGTCGTTGGGCCAGACGCTGCGCAGTTCTTCGATAAATTTAAGGTCGACATTGCCATTTTTGGCGTTGGCGGCGTTGACGCCGACGGTAGCCTGCTTGATTTCTCTGCCGACGAAGTCCAAACGCGACTGCGCATGCGCGCCAACTGCCGCCGCAGCTTTCTAGTGCTTGACCATAGCAAGTTCGGCCGCAACGCCAGCGTGCGCGGCGGTCAAATCGCGGATGTTTCCGCCGTTTTTACCGATGCCCCCCCTCCTCCCGCCATCGCCGACCTGCTTGTGGCGAGCGATGTCGCTCTGACGCTCGCCCCCTGA
- a CDS encoding methanobactin export MATE transporter MbnM → MGKWARAAAIAVLVLTGTAAAETPWVWDLPAWVPRPRVPADNPMTVEKVALGRQLFYDTQLSINGTGACATCHIQAKAFTDGRPVGIGVTGEKHVRNSMGLANVAYVPVLTWANPLLHSLEQQALVPMFGEHPVELGLAGQEEALFARLTADPRYPPLFKAAFPAQDGAISLRSITQALASFQRSITSFSSPYDRYRYGGEASAISPAAKRGEALFFSERLECFHCHGGITFSNAVTHERMAFVEAGFHQTGLYNIDGKGSYPANNPGAVEVTGQPEDMGRFRTPSLRNVAVTAPYMHDGSIPTLNTALDHYARGGRARSAQTDQLIVGFALSKQERADLIAFLRSLTDQRLLTNPAYGPPGG, encoded by the coding sequence ATGGGGAAGTGGGCACGCGCCGCGGCCATAGCCGTACTGGTTCTCACGGGGACAGCAGCGGCGGAGACGCCCTGGGTTTGGGATCTTCCCGCCTGGGTTCCACGCCCGCGCGTGCCCGCTGACAATCCGATGACCGTGGAAAAAGTCGCCCTAGGGCGGCAGCTTTTCTACGACACGCAGCTTTCAATCAACGGAACAGGGGCCTGCGCCACCTGCCATATCCAAGCGAAGGCATTCACCGATGGGCGCCCGGTCGGCATCGGCGTGACTGGCGAAAAGCATGTTCGCAATAGCATGGGCCTCGCCAATGTTGCCTATGTTCCCGTGCTAACCTGGGCCAATCCGCTGCTGCATTCGCTCGAACAGCAAGCCCTTGTACCGATGTTTGGGGAACATCCGGTGGAACTTGGGCTGGCCGGGCAAGAAGAAGCCCTCTTTGCACGCCTTACCGCCGATCCCCGCTATCCGCCGCTCTTCAAGGCCGCGTTTCCGGCCCAGGATGGGGCCATCAGCCTGCGCTCGATCACCCAGGCGTTGGCGAGTTTCCAGCGGAGCATCACGTCGTTTAGCAGCCCCTATGATCGCTATCGCTATGGCGGTGAAGCGTCGGCCATTTCGCCCGCTGCCAAACGGGGAGAGGCGCTCTTTTTTTCCGAACGGCTGGAGTGTTTCCATTGTCACGGCGGGATTACCTTCTCCAACGCCGTCACTCATGAGCGCATGGCCTTCGTCGAAGCCGGTTTTCATCAGACCGGGCTATACAATATCGACGGCAAGGGCAGTTATCCCGCCAATAATCCGGGTGCGGTCGAGGTGACGGGCCAGCCCGAGGACATGGGGCGTTTTCGGACCCCCAGCCTGCGTAATGTCGCCGTGACCGCGCCTTATATGCACGACGGCAGCATCCCCACCCTCAATACCGCCCTCGATCATTACGCGCGCGGCGGGCGGGCGAGAAGCGCCCAGACCGATCAATTGATCGTTGGTTTTGCCCTCTCAAAACAGGAGAGGGCCGACCTCATAGCCTTTCTGCGCAGCTTGACCGATCAGCGGCTGCTGACCAACCCGGCCTATGGACCTCCTGGCGGCTGA
- a CDS encoding extracellular solute-binding protein, with product MTSFLSRRAFGTLLLLPLLTAPVQAAEQAVCYNCPPEWADWGTQLKMIQARLGITVPPDNKNSGQAIAAMIAEKAKPVADVVYLGGIAAGQAIDADIIAAYKPAQWDKIPADLKDPEGRWFTIHSGTLGLFVNTAALGGKPVPQSWADLKNPIYKGMVGYLDPTSAAVGQLGVMAVNLALGGSYETIDKGIGFFKDLQKNDPIVPKQTSYARVISGEIPILIDYDFNAYRGKYSDKAPVTFVIPSEGSITFPYIMGLAKNGPNPANGRKILDFVLSDESQAQWGNAFLRPVFTEKLSAEAAAKFLPAADYARAKPVDLGKLGLAQKSIVERYKSDVN from the coding sequence ATGACCTCTTTTCTCTCCCGCCGCGCCTTCGGTACGCTGCTGCTTCTGCCGCTCCTCACCGCCCCTGTGCAGGCCGCCGAACAGGCCGTTTGCTACAATTGCCCGCCGGAATGGGCTGATTGGGGGACGCAGTTGAAAATGATCCAGGCGCGTCTTGGGATTACCGTACCGCCGGACAATAAGAATTCCGGGCAAGCCATTGCCGCGATGATCGCTGAAAAGGCCAAACCCGTCGCCGATGTCGTCTATCTCGGTGGCATTGCCGCCGGGCAGGCCATTGATGCCGACATCATTGCTGCCTATAAGCCCGCGCAGTGGGATAAAATCCCCGCCGATCTCAAAGATCCCGAAGGCCGCTGGTTTACCATTCACTCGGGCACGCTCGGGCTTTTCGTAAATACCGCCGCTCTCGGCGGTAAGCCGGTGCCGCAAAGCTGGGCGGACCTTAAAAACCCGATCTATAAGGGCATGGTCGGCTATCTCGATCCGACCAGCGCCGCAGTTGGGCAATTAGGCGTTATGGCTGTGAACCTTGCTCTCGGTGGTAGCTACGAGACGATCGACAAGGGGATCGGTTTTTTTAAGGATCTGCAGAAGAACGACCCGATTGTTCCGAAGCAAACTTCTTATGCCCGCGTGATCTCCGGCGAAATTCCCATTCTTATCGATTACGACTTTAACGCCTATCGCGGCAAATATTCGGATAAAGCCCCGGTCACTTTTGTTATCCCGTCCGAAGGAAGCATAACCTTTCCTTACATTATGGGTCTCGCCAAGAACGGGCCGAACCCCGCCAATGGCCGCAAAATCCTCGATTTCGTGCTTTCGGATGAAAGCCAGGCGCAATGGGGCAATGCCTTTTTGCGGCCCGTTTTTACGGAAAAACTTTCGGCGGAAGCCGCCGCAAAATTCCTCCCTGCAGCCGATTACGCCCGCGCTAAGCCCGTCGATCTCGGTAAGCTTGGCCTTGCCCAAAAGAGCATCGTCGAACGTTACAAAAGCGACGTGAACTAA
- a CDS encoding TRAP transporter large permease, whose amino-acid sequence MTQLIIDNLAPLMFGGLVLFLLLGYPVAFALGANGLLFGFLAIELGMIPPQLLQAMPERIFGIMTNDTLLAIPFFTFMGLILERSGMAEDLLDTIGQLFGTIRGGLAYAVIFVGALLAATTGVVAASVISMGLISLPIMLRYGYNRSLATGVIAASGTLAQIIPPSLVLIVMADQLGRSVGDMYEGALFPGLLLVPAYAGYVFLITLINPKAAPALPPEARTLRGADLLKRVLLSLMPPLVLIFLVLGTIFMGIATPTEGGGMGAAGALLLALMKRKLSLSLLREAMDKSAKLSTFVMFILIGSTIFGLVFRAVDGDIWVEHLLTSLPGGPIGFLFAVNLLFFALGFFLDFFEIAFILVPLVAPVAEKMGIDLVWFGVMLSMNLQTSFLTPPFGFALFYLRSVAVNNEYTDPVTKRRIAPITTAQIYRGAIAFIILQAIMVFVVAFWPELVLSNIQGTTKFDPSTIQIDVPQMDYTDPPPIEFK is encoded by the coding sequence ATGACTCAGCTTATCATCGATAACCTAGCTCCCCTCATGTTCGGGGGGTTGGTTCTATTTTTGCTACTCGGATATCCAGTTGCCTTTGCCTTAGGCGCAAACGGGTTATTATTTGGCTTCCTGGCTATCGAATTGGGGATGATCCCCCCGCAACTGCTTCAGGCGATGCCCGAGCGTATCTTTGGAATCATGACCAATGACACGCTCCTCGCCATTCCCTTCTTCACGTTTATGGGCTTGATTCTGGAGCGATCTGGAATGGCCGAAGATCTTCTCGACACGATTGGGCAGCTCTTTGGCACGATCCGGGGCGGGTTAGCCTATGCCGTGATCTTTGTTGGGGCGCTGCTGGCCGCCACCACCGGCGTCGTTGCCGCCTCGGTGATCTCCATGGGGCTTATCTCGTTGCCGATCATGCTGCGGTATGGCTACAACCGTAGCCTTGCTACTGGCGTTATTGCGGCTTCTGGCACGCTGGCTCAAATAATTCCGCCGTCCCTCGTCTTGATTGTGATGGCGGACCAATTGGGTCGCTCGGTGGGCGATATGTATGAAGGCGCGCTGTTTCCAGGCCTTCTGCTCGTCCCGGCTTATGCGGGTTATGTGTTTCTGATCACTTTGATCAACCCTAAAGCGGCACCGGCGCTTCCACCCGAGGCCCGAACCCTGCGCGGGGCTGATTTGCTGAAGCGGGTGCTTCTGTCCCTCATGCCGCCGCTTGTGCTGATCTTCCTGGTTCTCGGTACAATCTTTATGGGTATCGCAACGCCCACAGAGGGCGGCGGCATGGGAGCCGCAGGGGCGCTCCTTCTCGCACTGATGAAGCGCAAACTGAGCCTCTCGCTCTTACGCGAAGCGATGGATAAATCGGCGAAACTTTCAACCTTCGTTATGTTTATCCTGATCGGCTCTACGATTTTCGGGCTGGTCTTCCGCGCGGTGGATGGGGATATCTGGGTTGAACATTTGCTGACCAGTCTTCCAGGGGGGCCGATTGGTTTCTTGTTTGCCGTGAATTTGCTGTTTTTCGCACTGGGCTTCTTTCTGGACTTCTTCGAGATCGCCTTCATCTTGGTACCGCTCGTAGCCCCGGTCGCCGAGAAAATGGGGATCGATTTGGTGTGGTTTGGTGTCATGTTAAGCATGAACCTTCAAACCTCGTTCCTAACCCCACCCTTCGGTTTCGCCCTGTTTTACCTGCGTTCCGTTGCGGTGAATAACGAATATACGGACCCCGTAACCAAACGACGCATCGCGCCTATCACAACGGCTCAAATCTATCGTGGTGCTATCGCCTTCATTATTCTTCAGGCGATCATGGTTTTTGTCGTCGCGTTCTGGCCTGAATTGGTCCTGAGCAATATACAAGGGACCACGAAGTTCGACCCGAGTACAATTCAGATCGATGTGCCGCAAATGGACTACACCGATCCGCCGCCTATTGAGTTCAAATAG
- a CDS encoding ABC transporter permease, protein MALPRLLLHHRLVLLGFTAPALTVLGAFFLLPLGHLLLVGASGPKGLATYAAILSERAYLGSLGQTMLVSAVTTLMTLLIAGVVGVFLQRNRFAGRGLLLALLTFPLAFPGVVVGFMVIMLAGRQGLIGQVSLWMTGEKLVFAYSMAGLLMGYVYFSLPRTLLTVMAAAEKLDPKLEEAARSLGAGTARVTWDVLMPGLKPALISSGALCFATAMGAFGTAFTLATRINVLPMVIYTEFTLQANMALAAALSLILGLVTWGILALARTATGDSVAAGA, encoded by the coding sequence ATGGCCCTTCCCCGCTTGCTGCTGCACCATCGCTTGGTGCTACTGGGCTTTACTGCCCCGGCGCTGACCGTGCTCGGCGCGTTTTTTCTTCTGCCGCTCGGGCATTTATTGCTCGTCGGGGCAAGCGGGCCGAAGGGCCTTGCCACATATGCGGCCATTTTGAGCGAGCGCGCTTATCTGGGAAGTCTCGGGCAAACTATGCTGGTCTCCGCCGTAACCACACTGATGACGCTGCTAATCGCTGGGGTTGTCGGAGTGTTCTTGCAGCGCAATCGATTCGCTGGGCGCGGGCTGCTCCTGGCGCTTTTAACGTTCCCGCTGGCTTTTCCCGGTGTTGTCGTCGGCTTTATGGTGATCATGCTGGCGGGCCGACAGGGGCTGATCGGCCAGGTGAGCCTTTGGATGACCGGTGAGAAGCTGGTTTTTGCCTATTCAATGGCCGGCCTGCTGATGGGGTACGTCTATTTCTCCCTCCCGCGGACACTGCTGACCGTCATGGCTGCCGCTGAAAAACTCGATCCCAAGCTGGAAGAAGCCGCCCGCTCCTTGGGGGCGGGGACGGCCCGTGTTACGTGGGATGTGCTGATGCCAGGGCTGAAACCGGCCCTCATCTCCTCCGGCGCGCTGTGTTTTGCGACTGCTATGGGCGCCTTCGGGACCGCCTTTACTCTTGCCACGCGGATCAATGTGCTGCCGATGGTGATTTATACCGAATTTACTTTACAGGCGAATATGGCGCTTGCCGCCGCGCTTAGCCTTATCCTCGGGCTCGTTACCTGGGGCATCCTTGCCCTCGCGCGTACGGCCACCGGGGACAGTGTGGCAGCGGGAGCCTAA
- a CDS encoding TRAP transporter small permease subunit yields MAVIVCTVNALVRYSLDMSSNAWLELQWYLFSSVFLPAAGYTLLRNEHVRIDAISGRFGPRVRAWIDIFGTLIFLLPVTLIVFWLSLPMVWESIVNSEMSSNAGGLLRWPVKIMIPIGFLLLSLQGISELIKRAAFLQGLHPDQGERQAHT; encoded by the coding sequence ATGGCCGTTATTGTTTGTACGGTCAATGCCCTCGTCCGATATAGCTTGGACATGAGCTCAAACGCTTGGTTGGAGCTGCAATGGTATTTGTTCTCCAGCGTGTTTTTGCCTGCTGCGGGCTATACGTTGCTCCGCAATGAGCATGTCCGTATTGATGCGATCTCCGGTCGGTTCGGCCCCCGGGTGCGGGCGTGGATCGATATTTTTGGAACTCTCATTTTTCTCCTGCCGGTTACGCTCATCGTTTTTTGGCTCTCTTTGCCCATGGTGTGGGAGTCGATCGTCAACAGCGAAATGTCGAGCAATGCCGGTGGCCTGCTGCGCTGGCCGGTAAAAATTATGATCCCGATTGGTTTCTTGCTTCTGTCTTTGCAGGGAATCTCTGAACTCATCAAGCGCGCGGCCTTTCTACAAGGATTGCACCCGGATCAGGGGGAACGGCAGGCCCACACCTAG
- a CDS encoding ABC transporter ATP-binding protein: MSLTAKNLRVFYGKRLTVDLPDLTAGAGEILTILGPNGSGKSTLLKALAGVIPAAGRVALQGVPIPSGALGYMPQDSGPFSGLTVLEIVLLGRLGRLGARITPDDLAAAEAALDQLGLLALADRPVGGLSGGQRQLVFLAQTLIKQPQILLLDEPTSALDLRHQLTVLDTVRRITRAQGLVTVIVLHDLTAAARFGDRTALLKEGRLWQIGPPAEVLTPASLAMLYGIETEILTDSAGYQVVVPLRAQTLERNSPCA; the protein is encoded by the coding sequence ATGAGCCTGACGGCCAAAAATCTGCGCGTCTTCTACGGAAAACGCCTAACAGTCGATCTACCGGATTTAACCGCTGGGGCGGGGGAGATTCTAACGATTCTTGGCCCGAACGGCTCGGGCAAATCGACCCTGTTGAAGGCCCTCGCGGGGGTTATCCCGGCCGCGGGGCGGGTGGCCCTTCAGGGGGTACCAATCCCATCCGGCGCGCTCGGTTATATGCCGCAGGATAGCGGCCCGTTCAGCGGGTTGACCGTCTTGGAAATCGTGCTGCTGGGGCGGCTCGGGCGGCTCGGGGCGCGCATCACACCCGATGATCTTGCTGCCGCCGAAGCCGCCCTTGACCAGCTTGGTCTTTTGGCCTTGGCCGACCGCCCGGTTGGCGGGCTCAGCGGCGGTCAGCGCCAATTGGTGTTTCTGGCGCAAACCCTCATTAAGCAGCCGCAGATTCTGCTGCTCGACGAGCCGACGAGCGCGCTTGATCTGCGGCATCAACTGACTGTCCTCGACACAGTGCGCCGCATTACCCGCGCCCAGGGCCTCGTGACGGTGATTGTGCTGCACGATCTAACCGCTGCCGCCCGCTTCGGCGACCGTACGGCGCTGCTGAAAGAGGGGCGGCTCTGGCAGATTGGCCCGCCCGCCGAGGTTTTGACCCCGGCAAGCCTCGCCATGCTCTATGGCATCGAAACAGAAATTCTAACCGATAGCGCCGGGTATCAGGTTGTCGTGCCCCTGCGCGCCCAAACCCTTGAAAGGAATTCCCCATGCGCATAA
- a CDS encoding MbnP family copper-binding protein, whose amino-acid sequence MRITLASLLLATGLALSAAAQETPVILTFAAQIGGEPFRCGGAYADIGTTKSTVTPSDFRFYVSDVALIRADGTEQPVALTQDQKWQYQTVALLDFEDKTGPCSNGTADTNAKVVGSAPAGAYTGVAFTLGVPFALNHADATLGASPLNLSTLFWNWLGGYKFLRIDMDTSGGAQAGKDRGFVIHLGSTACQPAGAHGGGMPMGTAGGHGTPSGAAMQPAQSCANPNRARVVLPGFDPAKQVILADLKALLSETNIDVNQPESALGCMSAPSDGDCPGIFRALGLPVGGQTVPQRFFKAS is encoded by the coding sequence ATGCGCATAACCCTTGCGTCGCTTTTGCTCGCGACCGGCCTCGCCCTCAGCGCTGCCGCGCAGGAAACCCCGGTCATCCTAACTTTCGCGGCCCAGATTGGCGGCGAGCCCTTCCGGTGTGGCGGCGCTTATGCCGATATCGGCACGACGAAATCGACCGTCACGCCGTCGGACTTCCGCTTTTATGTCTCCGATGTCGCGTTGATCCGCGCCGACGGCACCGAACAGCCGGTAGCGCTGACCCAGGACCAGAAGTGGCAGTATCAAACCGTCGCGCTCCTGGATTTCGAGGATAAAACCGGCCCGTGCAGCAATGGTACCGCCGATACCAATGCAAAGGTGGTCGGGTCGGCCCCGGCAGGCGCCTATACCGGCGTGGCCTTTACCCTCGGCGTGCCCTTTGCCCTAAACCATGCCGACGCGACCCTGGGCGCCTCGCCGCTTAATCTCTCCACACTGTTTTGGAATTGGCTCGGCGGGTATAAATTCCTGCGCATCGATATGGATACGTCCGGCGGTGCTCAGGCCGGTAAAGATCGCGGCTTCGTCATTCACCTCGGCTCTACCGCCTGCCAACCCGCCGGGGCGCACGGCGGCGGGATGCCCATGGGCACCGCCGGGGGACATGGCACGCCGAGCGGCGCGGCGATGCAGCCCGCGCAATCCTGCGCCAACCCCAATCGCGCCCGGGTTGTTCTACCGGGCTTCGATCCGGCCAAACAGGTGATCCTTGCCGACCTCAAAGCGCTGTTATCGGAAACCAATATCGATGTGAACCAGCCGGAAAGCGCCCTTGGCTGCATGTCGGCGCCGAGCGATGGCGACTGCCCCGGCATTTTCCGCGCCTTGGGCCTGCCGGTTGGTGGGCAGACGGTCCCCCAGCGCTTCTTCAAGGCTTCATAG